A part of Microbacterium atlanticum genomic DNA contains:
- a CDS encoding carboxyl transferase domain-containing protein: protein MSVLTTAAVHDETFARTRDAQHGLAERLRERLAAASLGGPAASRERHVARGKLLPRDRVTRLLDEGSPFVEIAPLAAEGLYGGDAPAAGVIAGIGLVHGRHVMVVCNDATVKGGTYYPLTVKKHLRAQEIAFENRLPCVYLVDSGGAYLPMQDEVFPDRDHFGRIFFNQARLSAAGIPQIAAVLGSCTAGGAYVPAMSDETVIVRNQGTIFLGGPPLVKAAIGEIVTAEELGGGELHARRSGVVDHLAEDDEHALEIVRGIVATLPPPAEPAWEVAPTREPAVAASDLYGVVPVDVNQPYDVREVIARLVDGSELHEFKREYGDTLVTGFARIHGHPVGVVANNGVLFSESAQKGAHFIELCDQRGIPLLFLQNISGFMVGRDAEAGGIAKDGAKMVTAVATTRVPKLTVVIGGSFGAGNYSMCGRAYSPRFLWTWPASRISVMGGNQAASVLATVKRDQLEARGQEWPADEQAAFEAPIRAQYEEQGDPYYATARLWDDGVVDPLDTRDLLGLALDVVSRTPLPEPRFGVFRM, encoded by the coding sequence ATGAGCGTGCTGACCACCGCCGCGGTCCACGACGAGACCTTCGCGCGCACGCGGGACGCGCAGCACGGCCTCGCGGAGCGTCTGCGCGAGCGGCTCGCGGCGGCATCCCTGGGCGGACCGGCCGCCTCGCGCGAGCGCCATGTCGCCAGGGGCAAGCTGCTGCCCCGCGATCGGGTGACTCGCCTCCTCGACGAGGGGAGTCCGTTCGTCGAGATCGCGCCGCTGGCGGCCGAAGGCCTCTACGGCGGCGACGCGCCCGCCGCCGGAGTGATCGCCGGCATCGGGCTCGTGCACGGGCGCCATGTCATGGTGGTCTGCAACGACGCGACTGTGAAGGGCGGCACCTACTACCCGCTCACCGTCAAGAAGCACCTGCGCGCGCAGGAAATCGCCTTCGAGAACCGGCTGCCGTGCGTCTACCTCGTGGACTCCGGTGGCGCGTACCTTCCGATGCAGGACGAGGTCTTCCCCGACCGCGACCACTTCGGACGCATCTTCTTCAACCAGGCCCGCCTCTCGGCTGCCGGGATCCCGCAGATCGCCGCCGTGCTGGGCTCGTGCACAGCCGGCGGTGCGTATGTGCCCGCGATGAGCGACGAGACGGTGATCGTGCGCAACCAGGGCACCATCTTCCTCGGCGGGCCGCCCCTGGTGAAGGCGGCGATCGGCGAGATCGTGACGGCAGAAGAGCTGGGCGGGGGAGAGCTCCACGCCCGCCGCTCCGGCGTCGTGGACCATCTGGCAGAAGACGACGAGCACGCGCTGGAGATCGTGCGCGGCATCGTCGCGACGCTTCCCCCGCCTGCCGAGCCCGCATGGGAGGTCGCGCCGACGCGCGAGCCCGCGGTGGCGGCATCCGACCTGTACGGCGTCGTGCCGGTGGACGTCAACCAGCCCTACGATGTGCGCGAGGTGATCGCCCGCCTCGTCGACGGCAGCGAGCTGCACGAGTTCAAGCGCGAGTACGGCGACACGCTGGTGACCGGCTTCGCGCGCATCCACGGGCATCCCGTCGGAGTCGTGGCGAACAACGGCGTGCTCTTCAGCGAGTCGGCGCAGAAGGGCGCGCACTTCATCGAGTTGTGCGACCAGCGGGGGATCCCGCTGTTGTTCCTGCAGAACATCTCCGGTTTCATGGTCGGGCGCGATGCCGAGGCCGGCGGGATCGCGAAGGACGGCGCCAAGATGGTCACCGCCGTCGCCACGACGCGCGTGCCCAAGCTCACCGTCGTCATCGGCGGGTCGTTCGGCGCCGGCAACTACTCGATGTGCGGGCGTGCGTACTCGCCGCGATTCCTGTGGACGTGGCCGGCCAGCCGCATCTCGGTGATGGGCGGCAACCAGGCCGCCTCGGTCCTGGCCACCGTCAAGCGCGACCAGCTCGAGGCGCGCGGCCAGGAGTGGCCGGCCGACGAGCAGGCGGCGTTCGAGGCCCCCATCCGCGCGCAGTACGAGGAGCAGGGGGATCCGTACTACGCCACCGCCCGGCTGTGGGACGACGGCGTGGTCGATCCGCTCGACACGCGCGACCTCCTCGGGCTCGCCCTGGACGTGGTGTCGCGCACACCGCTTCCCGAACCGCGCTTCGGCGTCTTCCGGATGTGA
- a CDS encoding TetR/AcrR family transcriptional regulator: MTSGGTDRGRAKADRHATILHEAAALFAERGFSGVSLEDIGGAVGVSGPALYRHFANKQALLGAILVEVSERLLAGGRAVLAAHDDPLAQLAAIIDFHVEFALRDADVIRVQDRDLASLSESDRHTVRRLQREYVELWIGILSAVHPDRDEDDLRVRAHACFGLINSTPHTVRAARSRAGSRDVRGILRSMAEASLTA; the protein is encoded by the coding sequence ATGACGAGCGGTGGCACCGACCGCGGGCGCGCCAAGGCGGACCGGCACGCGACGATCCTCCATGAGGCGGCGGCGCTGTTCGCCGAGCGCGGATTCAGCGGCGTCAGCCTGGAGGACATCGGCGGCGCGGTCGGTGTGAGCGGCCCGGCGCTCTACCGGCACTTCGCCAACAAGCAGGCGCTGCTGGGCGCCATCCTGGTCGAGGTGAGTGAGCGACTGCTCGCGGGCGGACGCGCCGTCCTGGCCGCACACGACGACCCGCTCGCCCAGCTGGCGGCGATCATCGACTTCCACGTCGAGTTCGCCCTCCGCGACGCGGACGTGATCCGCGTCCAGGACCGCGACCTCGCCAGCCTCAGCGAGTCCGACCGCCACACCGTGCGACGGCTGCAGCGCGAGTACGTCGAACTGTGGATCGGCATCCTCTCCGCCGTGCATCCCGACCGCGATGAAGACGACCTGCGGGTGCGGGCGCACGCCTGCTTCGGGCTCATCAACTCGACGCCCCACACCGTTCGGGCAGCGCGGTCGCGGGCCGGCTCGCGCGACGTGCGCGGCATCCTCCGCTCGATGGCCGAGGCTTCGCTCACCGCCTGA